A single window of Methylocella tundrae DNA harbors:
- a CDS encoding group II truncated hemoglobin has protein sequence MELEVAQKPSSDFEVIGGAPAIDRLVEVFYRNMDSRADARDIRAMHAADLGPTKHILKLYLGEWLGGPAEYSKQRGHPRLRQRHMRIPIGPAERDAWLACMNAALDEVVTEANLRDRLKGAFHKLADWLRNDLENEHDKHR, from the coding sequence ATGGAACTCGAAGTCGCACAAAAACCCAGTTCAGACTTCGAGGTGATCGGAGGCGCTCCAGCCATCGATCGCCTCGTCGAGGTCTTTTATCGAAACATGGATTCGCGCGCGGACGCGCGAGACATCCGCGCCATGCACGCCGCAGATCTCGGACCGACCAAACATATCCTCAAACTCTACCTCGGCGAATGGCTCGGCGGCCCCGCGGAGTACTCGAAGCAACGCGGTCATCCGCGGCTGCGGCAGCGGCATATGCGTATTCCAATCGGTCCCGCCGAGCGGGACGCATGGCTCGCCTGCATGAATGCGGCGCTTGATGAGGTGGTGACGGAGGCAAACCTCCGAGATCGACTGAAGGGCGCCTTCCACAAACTAGCCGATTGGCTTCGCAACGATTTGGAAAATGAACATGACAAGCATCGCTGA